A single genomic interval of Nonomuraea rubra harbors:
- a CDS encoding TIGR03943 family putative permease subunit, giving the protein MSRQAQGAVLLILGATVLSISAFSTTYVNYVRPGFRPLLVGAGAVLVVLGLLSFAAGLLDRPGAHRHGPRVAWLLAVPVFAIVLIAPPALGAFAARQSGGSPAPARTGGYGALAGGEVTELTLGEFIGRAYARSGPPLAGRQVRLIGFAVPAEDGRGWHLTRMRIRCCAADALALEVAVQGVAAPAEDTWVAVTGTWVPWRGGVPDDYVVPALNATAVTAVGRPAEPYE; this is encoded by the coding sequence GTGAGCCGCCAGGCGCAGGGCGCCGTCCTGCTGATCCTGGGTGCGACGGTGCTGAGCATCTCCGCGTTCTCCACGACGTACGTCAACTACGTCAGGCCGGGCTTCCGGCCGCTGCTCGTGGGGGCCGGTGCGGTGCTGGTGGTTCTCGGCCTGCTGTCCTTCGCCGCCGGGCTGCTGGACCGGCCCGGCGCCCACCGGCACGGGCCGCGGGTGGCGTGGTTGCTGGCCGTGCCGGTGTTCGCCATCGTGCTGATCGCCCCGCCCGCGCTCGGCGCCTTCGCGGCCAGGCAGAGCGGCGGCTCGCCGGCGCCCGCCCGGACCGGGGGCTACGGCGCCTTGGCGGGAGGCGAGGTGACGGAGCTGACGCTGGGCGAGTTCATCGGCCGCGCCTATGCCCGGTCGGGGCCGCCGCTGGCCGGCAGGCAGGTCAGGCTGATCGGTTTCGCCGTCCCGGCCGAGGACGGCAGGGGCTGGCATCTGACGCGGATGCGGATCCGCTGCTGCGCCGCCGACGCGCTCGCGCTGGAGGTCGCCGTCCAGGGGGTGGCCGCGCCGGCGGAGGACACGTGGGTGGCGGTCACGGGCACCTGGGTTCCGTGGCGGGGCGGGGTGCCGGATGACTACGTGGTCCCGGCCCTGAACGCGACCGCTGTGACCGCCGTCGGGCGGCCGGCGGAGCCGTACGAATAG
- a CDS encoding permease: MAQPSTADRRAPGGFRLPWAFLVLAGLLVAGRFLLAPHLTHPALRTWATVFVAVCVQALPFLVLGVALSAAITAFVPASFWTRALPRRTYAAVPVAGLAGAVLPGCECASVPVASGLMARGVAPPAALAFLLASPAINPIVLVATAVAFPDDPAMVVARFGASLAVAVLAGWFWARFGRAAWLPVPRRSVEAGQGRAGAFVDTMRHDLLHAGGFLVVGALAAATLNVAIPRDWLTAVAGVPVVSVLVLALLAVLLSICSEADAFVAASFTAFSPTAKLVFLVVGPMVDLKLISLQAGTFGRAFAWRFAPLTLVLAIAAGFVAGWVLL, encoded by the coding sequence ATGGCACAGCCGAGCACGGCGGACCGGCGGGCCCCGGGCGGGTTCCGGCTTCCGTGGGCGTTCCTCGTTCTCGCGGGTCTGCTGGTGGCGGGGCGGTTCCTGCTCGCGCCGCACCTGACGCATCCGGCGCTGCGGACGTGGGCGACCGTGTTCGTGGCGGTGTGCGTGCAGGCGCTGCCGTTCCTGGTGCTGGGGGTGGCGCTGTCGGCGGCCATCACCGCGTTCGTGCCCGCCTCTTTCTGGACGCGGGCGCTGCCCCGGCGTACCTACGCTGCGGTTCCGGTGGCGGGCCTGGCGGGAGCGGTGCTGCCCGGTTGCGAGTGCGCGTCGGTGCCGGTGGCCTCCGGGCTGATGGCGCGCGGGGTGGCGCCGCCGGCGGCGCTGGCGTTCCTGCTGGCCTCCCCGGCGATCAACCCGATCGTGCTGGTGGCCACCGCGGTGGCCTTTCCCGACGACCCGGCGATGGTGGTGGCCAGGTTCGGCGCCTCGCTGGCCGTGGCCGTGCTGGCGGGCTGGTTCTGGGCCCGGTTCGGGCGTGCCGCGTGGCTGCCGGTGCCCCGGCGGAGCGTCGAGGCCGGCCAGGGCAGGGCGGGCGCCTTCGTGGACACGATGCGTCACGACCTGCTGCACGCCGGCGGGTTCCTGGTGGTCGGCGCGCTGGCCGCGGCGACCCTGAACGTGGCCATCCCCCGCGACTGGCTGACCGCGGTGGCCGGGGTGCCGGTCGTGTCGGTGCTGGTGCTGGCACTTCTGGCGGTGCTGCTGTCGATCTGTTCGGAGGCCGACGCGTTCGTGGCGGCCTCGTTCACGGCCTTCTCCCCCACGGCCAAGCTGGTGTTCCTGGTGGTCGGGCCGATGGTGGACCTGAAGCTCATCTCCTTGCAGGCGGGCACGTTCGGCCGGGCCTTCGCCTGGCGTTTCGCGCCGCTCACGCTGGTCCTGGCGATCGCGGCCGGCTTCGTGGCGGGCTGGGTGCTGTTGTGA
- a CDS encoding FecCD family ABC transporter permease codes for MRRAAVPLIVVLLSGVLAVSVLLAIGLGAAAVPPGETLRFLWAAVTGGSITAEEVTAYQIIWQVRTPRVLLAVLVGAGLSVVGVAIQAMVRNALADPFVLGVSSGASAGAVLVSATGALTALGIYAVSAGAFLGALLVSALVYLASRGAGGLTPLRLVLTGVAMAFGFQAVMSLIVYFVPDGESTSTVLFWSMGGFGAATWGALPVVAAVTAVTVVVLRRLSRGLDVLALGDETSVSLGVDTVRLRKGLFVLTSLATGAMVAVSGAIGFVGLVMPHLVRLWAGAAHVRVLTIAPLAGAIFMVWADLVSRTLVAPRELPLGVITALVGVPVFVVLLRRRGYLFGGR; via the coding sequence ATCCGCAGAGCGGCCGTGCCGCTGATCGTCGTGCTGCTGTCCGGCGTCCTCGCGGTGTCGGTGCTGCTCGCGATCGGGCTCGGCGCCGCCGCGGTGCCGCCGGGGGAGACGCTGCGCTTCCTGTGGGCGGCCGTGACCGGCGGCTCCATCACGGCCGAGGAGGTCACCGCGTACCAGATCATCTGGCAGGTGCGGACGCCGCGCGTGCTGCTGGCGGTGCTGGTCGGGGCCGGGCTGAGCGTGGTCGGCGTGGCGATCCAGGCGATGGTGCGCAACGCGCTGGCCGACCCGTTCGTGCTGGGCGTGTCGTCGGGGGCGTCGGCCGGGGCGGTCCTGGTGAGCGCCACCGGCGCGCTCACCGCGCTGGGGATCTACGCGGTCTCGGCCGGCGCGTTCCTCGGCGCGCTGCTCGTCTCCGCCCTGGTCTACCTGGCCTCGCGCGGCGCGGGCGGCCTGACGCCGCTGCGGCTGGTGCTCACCGGCGTGGCGATGGCGTTCGGCTTCCAGGCCGTGATGAGCCTGATCGTGTACTTCGTCCCGGACGGCGAGTCGACGAGCACGGTGCTGTTCTGGTCGATGGGCGGCTTCGGCGCGGCCACGTGGGGGGCGCTGCCGGTCGTGGCGGCCGTCACCGCCGTCACCGTCGTGGTGCTGCGCCGCCTCTCACGCGGCCTGGACGTGCTCGCCCTCGGCGATGAGACGTCGGTGAGCCTCGGCGTGGACACGGTCAGGCTGCGCAAGGGCCTGTTCGTGCTGACGTCGCTGGCCACCGGCGCGATGGTCGCGGTCAGCGGCGCGATCGGCTTCGTCGGGCTGGTCATGCCGCACCTGGTGCGGCTGTGGGCGGGGGCGGCACACGTACGCGTGCTCACCATCGCCCCGCTGGCAGGGGCGATCTTCATGGTCTGGGCGGACCTGGTGTCCAGGACGCTGGTGGCGCCGCGCGAGCTGCCGCTGGGTGTGATCACGGCGCTGGTGGGCGTGCCGGTCTTCGTCGTCCTGCTGCGGCGCCGCGGCTACCTGTTCGGAGGACGCTGA
- a CDS encoding ABC transporter ATP-binding protein — protein sequence MARLLLDDLSVSIDGAAIVRDLALTVGDGEVVGLVGPNGSGKTTALRCVYRALRPTGGAVRIDGEELSRMPLRDSARVIAALTQEGRADLDFTVEEVVALGRAPHLRGNQALSARERELCRAAMARMEVLHLAGRGVLSLSGGERQRVLVARALVQEPRVLVLDEPTNHLDLHHQIRLLSMLKGSGLSVLVTLHDLNLAASACDRLAVLSRGALVACGPPAEVLTEDLLREAFGVEASVVPHPLTGVPQVLYDLGAATTTKGNPE from the coding sequence ATGGCCCGCCTGCTGCTGGACGATCTCTCGGTGTCCATCGACGGCGCCGCCATCGTCAGGGACCTGGCGCTCACCGTCGGGGACGGGGAGGTGGTGGGGCTGGTCGGGCCCAACGGGTCGGGCAAGACGACAGCCCTGCGCTGCGTGTACCGGGCGTTGCGGCCGACGGGCGGCGCGGTGCGGATCGACGGCGAGGAGCTGTCGCGGATGCCGCTGCGCGACAGCGCCCGTGTGATCGCCGCGCTCACCCAGGAGGGGCGGGCGGACCTCGACTTCACGGTGGAGGAGGTCGTCGCCCTCGGCCGCGCCCCCCACCTGCGCGGCAATCAGGCCCTCAGCGCCCGCGAGCGGGAGCTGTGCCGCGCGGCGATGGCCCGGATGGAGGTGCTGCACCTGGCCGGGCGCGGCGTGCTGTCGCTGTCCGGCGGGGAACGGCAGCGCGTCCTCGTCGCCCGGGCGCTCGTCCAGGAGCCGCGGGTGCTGGTGCTCGACGAGCCCACCAACCACCTCGACCTGCACCACCAGATCCGGCTGCTGTCGATGCTCAAGGGCTCGGGGCTGAGCGTGCTCGTCACCCTGCACGACCTCAACCTCGCCGCCTCCGCCTGCGACCGGCTGGCGGTGCTGTCGCGCGGCGCCCTCGTCGCGTGCGGCCCGCCCGCCGAGGTCCTCACCGAGGACCTGCTGCGCGAGGCGTTCGGCGTCGAGGCGAGCGTCGTCCCCCACCCGCTGACCGGAGTGCCGCAGGTCCTCTACGACCTGGGCGCGGCCACGACCACGAAAGGAAACCCCGAGTGA
- a CDS encoding ABC transporter substrate-binding protein: MKRPTLAVLLAGTLLLAGCGAQVEGGGTAARTVTVKRCGEDVQYTTPRRAVAYEGGSADKLFALGLTEHVHGYVMPPANPPVTESPWAAEYAKVKLLSDDLLNRELVVDAKADFVVAGWRSGFSDQRGITPEILDGLKIQSFMHTESCFNYPGHPERVAPFEALYTDLERLGKIFGVEDRARTLIDGYRKRVEAVRAQAPAGDPAPVFLYDSGTDKPFTAGSQVPPTDIIRFAGGRNVFGDLDARWGEVTWEAVVEAKPEVIIILDYGDKPAAEKIRFLKEFPTTSKLPAVVNDRFYVLDYNEGISGPRNIDGLEGFAKYLRELPA, encoded by the coding sequence GTGAAGAGACCTACCCTCGCCGTGCTCCTGGCGGGCACGCTCCTGCTCGCCGGATGCGGCGCGCAGGTCGAGGGCGGCGGCACCGCCGCGCGCACGGTGACGGTCAAGAGGTGCGGCGAGGACGTCCAGTACACCACGCCCCGCCGGGCCGTCGCCTACGAGGGCGGCAGCGCGGACAAGCTGTTCGCCCTCGGGCTCACCGAGCACGTGCACGGCTACGTCATGCCGCCGGCCAACCCGCCGGTCACGGAGTCGCCCTGGGCCGCCGAGTACGCGAAGGTGAAGCTCCTCAGCGACGACCTGCTGAACCGGGAGCTGGTCGTGGACGCCAAGGCCGACTTCGTCGTCGCCGGCTGGCGCTCCGGCTTCAGCGACCAGCGCGGCATCACCCCCGAGATCCTCGACGGGCTGAAGATCCAGAGCTTCATGCACACCGAGTCGTGCTTCAACTACCCGGGCCACCCCGAGCGGGTGGCGCCGTTCGAAGCCCTCTACACCGACCTCGAACGCCTCGGCAAGATCTTCGGCGTCGAGGACCGGGCCCGGACCTTGATCGACGGTTACCGCAAGCGCGTCGAGGCCGTCCGCGCCCAGGCGCCCGCGGGCGACCCGGCCCCCGTCTTCCTCTACGACTCCGGCACCGACAAGCCGTTCACCGCCGGCAGCCAGGTGCCGCCCACCGACATCATCCGCTTCGCCGGCGGCCGGAACGTGTTCGGCGACCTGGACGCGCGCTGGGGCGAGGTCACCTGGGAGGCCGTGGTCGAGGCCAAGCCGGAGGTGATCATCATCCTGGACTACGGGGACAAGCCCGCGGCCGAGAAGATCAGGTTCTTGAAGGAGTTCCCCACCACCAGCAAGCTGCCCGCCGTGGTCAACGACCGCTTCTACGTCCTGGACTACAACGAGGGCATCAGCGGGCCGCGCAACATCGACGGCCTGGAAGGGTTCGCGAAGTACCTGCGCGAACTCCCGGCGTGA
- a CDS encoding MFS transporter — protein MPASPSAARSVLRERPFVRLWCGTTASGLATWALPFVLGLAVLDRGLTAAGLGIVLATRTVGFLLAVPISGVLADRYSRRAVVWWAGLAAALATPFIALGLGRSIPLMAVAAAIVGAGQGACRPAFQALTAEVVDAGRRRQANAAMTLAVRVTTLVAPAGTALLAAVLDTWWLLMGTGLLWLAAAVLPPRGLPAPARAADGARFFAESGEGVRFFTEFGEGVREARRHPWFLAGLGALAAVIFTGYSATGVALPLVSRDRYGSEAVLAAALTAYTLGALAGALLVARWTPRAQGWTALAGLALYGFAPLSLLLPVHPAVVFAAYALAGLGIEVFNVPWFTATQREVEPRLLARVSSLDFLVSYGLAPAGLAFLAPAIDAFGWQPVLAGCALVCFLAPAAAALAPGSRGFTRPGRP, from the coding sequence ATGCCCGCCTCGCCGTCCGCGGCGCGGTCCGTCCTGCGCGAGAGGCCGTTCGTCCGGCTGTGGTGCGGCACCACCGCCTCGGGGCTGGCGACCTGGGCGCTGCCCTTCGTGCTGGGGCTCGCCGTACTGGACCGCGGGCTCACCGCCGCCGGGCTCGGGATCGTGCTGGCCACCCGCACCGTGGGCTTCCTCCTCGCGGTGCCGATCAGCGGAGTCCTGGCCGATCGGTACTCGCGCCGCGCCGTCGTGTGGTGGGCCGGGCTGGCCGCCGCGCTCGCCACCCCGTTCATCGCGCTCGGGCTGGGACGGTCGATCCCGCTCATGGCCGTGGCCGCGGCGATCGTCGGCGCGGGCCAGGGGGCGTGCCGGCCCGCGTTCCAGGCGCTCACGGCCGAAGTCGTGGACGCCGGTCGCCGCCGGCAGGCCAACGCCGCCATGACCCTGGCCGTGCGCGTCACCACCCTCGTCGCGCCGGCGGGCACGGCGTTGCTGGCCGCCGTTCTGGACACCTGGTGGCTGCTGATGGGCACCGGGCTGCTGTGGCTGGCCGCCGCCGTACTGCCGCCCCGGGGCCTGCCCGCCCCGGCCCGCGCGGCGGACGGCGCGCGGTTCTTCGCGGAGTCCGGCGAGGGCGTGCGGTTCTTCACGGAGTTCGGCGAGGGCGTGCGCGAGGCGCGCCGGCACCCGTGGTTCCTCGCCGGGCTGGGCGCGCTGGCCGCCGTCATCTTCACCGGCTACTCGGCCACCGGCGTGGCGCTCCCGCTGGTCAGCCGCGACCGCTACGGCAGCGAGGCGGTCCTGGCGGCGGCGCTCACCGCCTACACCCTCGGCGCCCTCGCCGGCGCGCTGCTCGTGGCCCGCTGGACACCGCGCGCCCAGGGCTGGACCGCGCTCGCCGGCCTGGCCCTGTACGGCTTCGCGCCGCTCAGCCTGCTGCTCCCGGTGCACCCGGCGGTGGTGTTCGCCGCGTACGCGCTGGCCGGGCTGGGCATCGAGGTGTTCAACGTGCCCTGGTTCACCGCCACGCAGCGCGAGGTGGAGCCGCGCCTGCTGGCCCGGGTCTCCTCGCTCGACTTCCTCGTCTCCTACGGCCTGGCCCCTGCCGGCCTCGCCTTCCTCGCCCCGGCCATCGACGCCTTCGGCTGGCAGCCGGTCCTGGCCGGGTGCGCGCTGGTGTGCTTCCTCGCTCCGGCCGCCGCGGCCCTGGCGCCCGGCAGCCGCGGCTTCACCCGGCCGGGGAGGCCCTGA